Proteins found in one Leguminivora glycinivorella isolate SPB_JAAS2020 chromosome 4, LegGlyc_1.1, whole genome shotgun sequence genomic segment:
- the LOC125225863 gene encoding gastric triacylglycerol lipase-like has translation MLLNGGVIILILTLRSIFICDAEQVQEEQVEESTTDTTVKSIDKITIQVEESTTVKSTDKITIDSSDEPERHGDNLPRKISSRRPPTSYDVQTSDLYLLKLFRLSSEFSKADIEFCPVLLVHGMYQSSDRFLAQKEDQNLAHKLQDLGYDVWLFNARGNRYSRRHITLDPDKESQKFSNYSFEEIGYFDLAASVDFILSRTGFKKLHYISYGLGGTFFLVLNSLLPMYNERFDRAFLMAPIALSGEMRNTALRKELINHKILYRDLKEAKVYEIFPYDYEKEKVQFVSTMCLGSEKYEAICKEINVQGMLGIHHYNNSKVATRGGSTKTLIHWAQNIDKKDFRRFDYVSANRDVYGKRGDAPSYDFTAVTVRTTLIYTPTDEMIAEHDIKELAKRMINANIRKVERPNFKHDDFMDGPDVMHDVYNTIIEYLPENKKYVTEKEEKKADKFPWWIGLIIFGVALAIVVYFFAYR, from the exons ATGTTGCTGAACGGCggtgtcataattttaattttgacacttAGAAGTATTTTCATTTGTGACGCAGAACAAGTACAAGAAGAACAAGTAGAGGAAAGTACTACTGACACTACTgtcaaaagtatagataaaattACAATTCAAGTAGAGGAAAGTACTACTGTCAAAAGTACAGATAAAATTACAATTGATTCGTCAGATGAACCTGAACGCCATGGAGAT AATTTACCACGGAAAATCTCATCAAGAAGGCCCCCCACTTCATATGACGTACAGACAAGCGATCTTTACTTACTGAAATTGTTTCGACTGTCTTCTGAATTTAGTAAAGCGGACATAGAATTTTGTCCAGTTCTGCTAGTTCACGGGATGTACCAGTCTTCGGATAGATTTCTTGCACAAAAAGAGGACCAGAATCTAG CTCACAAACTGCAGGATCTTGGGTACGATGTATGGCTCTTTAACGCCCGTGGCAACAGATATAGCCGAAGACACATAACATTAGACCCAGACAAGGAATCCCAAAAATTCTCAAATTATTCATTCGAGGAAATCGGCTATTTCGACCTCGCTGCCTCAGTAGACTTTATACTAAGCAGAACAGGGTTCAAAAAACTGCACTACATCAGTTATGGGTTGGGCGGAACATTCTTTTTAGTCCTAAATTCGTTGTTGCCGATGTACAATGAAAGATTTGATAGGGCGTTTCTGATGGCCCCAATCGCTTTAAGCGGTGAAATGCGGAACACCGCTCTTAGAAAGGAGTTaataaatcacaaaatactttat AGAGACCTTAAAGAAGCTAAAGTTTATGAAATATTTCCATATGACTACGAAAAAGAAAAAGTGCAATTCGTTTCAACAATGTGCTTGGGTTCAGAAAAATATGAAGCCATTTGCAAGGAAATTAACGTTCAGGGAATGTTG GGTATACATCATTACAATAATTCGAAAGTAGCAACAAGAGGTGGATCTACCAAGACTTTAATTCACTGGGCACAAAACATAGACAAGAAAGACTTTCGTCGCTTTGATTACGTATCAGCAAACCGAGACGTCTATGGAAAAAGAGGAGATGCTCCTTCATACGATTTTACAGCTGTTACTGTTCGCACTACATTAATATATACGCCAACTGACGAAATGATCGCAGAACATGACATTAAGGAATTGGCAAAGAGAATGATTAATGCTAATATCAGAAAAGTGGAGAGACCGAATTTTAAACATGATGACTTTATGGACGGTCCAGATGTAATGCATGACGTTTATAATACTATTATAGAATATTTACCGGA AAATAAAAAGTACGTCACAGAAAAAGAAGAGAAGAAAGCTGACAAGTTCCCTTGGTGGATTGGACTTATAATATTTGGTGTTGCGCTTGCCATTGTCGTATACTTTTTTGCATATAGATAG
- the LOC125225745 gene encoding uncharacterized protein LOC125225745: protein MLPKCGVIWIIFLKTISSDILLPGVRSTNIKKVLDSMNNPLTNRVQLINKTGRYLNEYNVVTNDQYILKVFRLTYENNETTSYKYPVLLVHGLFQCSDIFLQQRENQSLAFKLQDFGYDVWLANFRGNKYGRRHTSFGPETKDKAKFFNYTYEEIALQDIAATVNFILENTKHEKIHYIGYSLGGTVFLVLNSMKPEYNNKFDTAHLFAPIGYQNYFPNKDLRVEANRYDEIYENLLKAGAQEIFPYDSSNKDILFSAEQCLGSDNYRNICSLLKINEIMGIQNQDNNINETRGGSIKQLVHLAQNIKSKSFSRWDYGEKINEDYYGTKEPPKYNLSLITVKTNIIFDPTDEYVSPKDIADMAVNMSYTTTIALKREGGVSRYSDDGIKEIGRKGSGDTSTNISSTTPRVSGIVATISSNSNVTLKEIKPEDSTDKGHITTKTVDENANNSITTYTNSTVTREVNVQNVTDMTTDISDTITTEAYWKSIKNMTTNIANTTLKEIKPEEGDTTDKGDISRKAVEKNGNSNITTYTDSTVTREVDVQNVNDTRTDISDTKTTQLYWKGITNMPTNVANTSLQNEEIGEVTSMTNVGDFAKKKIGREGNADVPTHTSNFILREGKKNVTNVTRDVEKNEGKTDFKHKDFIDAPDVMELVYDKIINDLETRSNHTVSIGRQNEIDNSEHTTDISTTVGSESEDKVKEKLLKTNWHIIALIPGLMLFGLLIFICFVKYIHFNCHMEI from the exons ATGCTGCCAAAATGTGGTGTCATTtggattatttttcttaaaactATTTCATCTGATATCCTACTACCCGGGGTCAGATCAACAAATATCAAGAAAGTTTTAGATAGTATGAAC AATCCTCTGACGAACAGAGTTCAACTAATAAACAAGACGGGAAGGTATCTTAATGAGTATAACGTTGTAACTAATGATCAATACATACTAAAGGTATTTAGATTGACTTACGAAAATAACGAAACAACTTCTTATAAATACCCGGTGTTACTGGTTCATGGCTTGTTTCAATGTTCAGACATATTTCTGCAGCAGCGAGAGAATCAGTCTTTag CATTTAAACTTCAAGACTTTGGATATGATGTTTGGCTAGCAAATTTTCGAGGTAATAAATATGGCCGAAGGCATACATCTTTTGGACCAGAAACAAAAGATAAAGCAAAATTCTTTAATTACACTTACGAGGAAATCGCTTTGCAAGATATCGCTGCCACTGTAAATTTCATTCTCGAGAATACTAAACACGAAAAGATACATTACATCGGTTATTCGTTGGGAGGGACTGTTTTTTTGGTACTTAATTCTATGAAGCCTGAATACAATAACAAATTTGACACAGCACATCTCTTTGCTCCTATTGGTTACCAAAACTACTTTCCTAATAAAGATCTCAGGGTTGAGGCTAATCGCTATGATGAAATATAT GAAAACCTTTTAAAAGCTGGCGCTCAGGAAATATTCCCATACGATTCTTCCAATAAAGACATTCTTTTTTCGGCTGAACAATGCCTTGGCAGTGATAACTATCGAAATATTTGCAGTTTattgaaaattaatgaaataatg GGCATACAAAATCAAGACAACAATATAAACGAAACTAGAGGTGGATCTATAAAACAGTTAGTTCATTTAGCACAAAATATTAAGTCTAAAAGCTTCAGTCGATGGGATTACGGGGAAAAGATAAATGAAGATTATTATGGAACCAAAGAACCACCTAAATACAATTTAAGTCTCATTACTGTTAAAACTAACATAATTTTTGATCCAACCGATGAGTACGTGAGCCCAAAAGATATTGCCGACATGGCGGTAAATATGAGTTATACTACGACAATAGCATTAAAAAGGGAAGGTGGTGTGTCTAGATATTCAGATGATGGTATTAAAGAAATAGGTAGGAAAGGATCTGGCGACACGTCTACGAATATAAGTAGTACGACTCCAAGAGTGAGTGGTATTGTTGCTACGATTTCAAGTAACAGCAATGTTacattaaaagaaataaaaccagAAGATAGTACAGATAAAGGTCACATTACAACAAAAACAGTAGATGAGAATGCTAATAATAGCATAACTACGTATACGAACAGTACTGTAACAAGAGAAGTAAACGTCCAAAACGTCACTGATATGACAACAGACATTAGTGACACTATAACTACAGAAGCATATTGGAAAAGTATAAAAAACATGACTACAAATATAGCTAATACTacattaaaagaaataaaaccagAAGAAGGTGACACTACAGATAAAGGTGACATTTCAAGAAAAGCAGTAGAGAAGAATGGTAATTCTAACATAACTACATATACGGACAGTACTGTGACAAGAGAAGTAGACGTCCAAAATGTTAATGATACGAGAACAGATATTAGTGACACCAAAACCACACAATTATATTGGAAAGGTATTACAAACATGCCTACAAATGTAGCTAATACTTCATTACAAAACGAAGAAATCGGAGAGGTTACTAGTATGACCAATGTAGGTGATTTTGCAAAGAAAAAAATAGGCAGAGAAGGTAATGCAGATGTCCCTACGCATACAAGTAATTTTATATTAAGGGAAGGGAAGAAAAACGTTACCAATGTGACAAGAGATGTTGAAAAGAATGAAGGAAAGACAGATTTTAAACACAAGGACTTTATTGATGCCCCAGACGTGATGGAACTTGTGTATGATAAAATTATTAATGACTTGGAAAC GAGATCAAACCACACAGTTTCAATTGGAAGACAAAATGAAATTGATAATAGTGAACATACCACAGATATTAGTACAACAGTAGGCAGCGAATCAGAAGACAAGGTCAAGGAGAAATTACTGAAAACAAACTGGCACATAATAGCTCTCATTCCAGGCTTAATGCTCTTCGGACTGTTGATATTCAtatgttttgtaaaatatattcATTTCAATTGTCATATGGAAATATAA
- the LOC125225826 gene encoding lipase 1-like produces the protein MLLQRHTVLVLYLCLQIVSSFNAGEETAINKTEKNLTQHARRLKKTKLRSLKLMQNPTANLIALDDKGRFLKSYDIVTCDGYILNIFRTTYQNEEPTRKEFPVILVPGLYQTSDIFVRQNTKNSLAFMLQDLGYDVWLANVRGNKYGRRHLYLESETDERTQFFDYTYDEIGFYDVAVIVDYILNDTRKEKVHYIGHSLGGTAFLILNAIKPEFNNKFQSAHLLAPIGYQNYFPNKNFMKEVDNFTEIFEDLIKNGKAEIFPPVKDENKSYSVGDCLGEEKYKNICEELQIDKLMGLEKENNSKDKTRGGSIKLLAHLAQTIKYKTFNRWDYGEEGNMKHYKVKEPPVYNISQITAPTKIIYASNDEFVSPKDIEDMAKSIAKASIREVTRKDFKHQDFLLAPDVLEIVYKDLEEDLKHIDRIHSEAEQEKKSILMTMMITKTIQRQSIQIIMGQ, from the exons ATGTTATTACAAAGACATACCGtcttggttttgtatttatgtcTCCAAATTGTTTCATCTTTTAACGCAGGCGAAGAAACAGCAATAAACAAAACCGAAAAGAATTTAACTCAACACGCCAGACGTTTGAAGAAAACAAAGTTAAGATCACTAAAATTAATGCAA AATCCAACAGCAAATCTAATAGCACTCGACGACAAAGGAAGGTTCTTAAAGTCTTACGACATCGTCACTTGCGATGGTTACATTCTGAACATATTCAGGACTACTTACCAAAATGAAGAGCCGACACGTAAAGAATTTCCAGTTATACTAGTTCCTGGCTTGTACCAAACTTCCGACATATTTGTCAGACAAAACACTAAAAATTCTCTGG CTTTTATGCTCCAAGATCTAGGATACGATGTATGGCTTGCCAATGTACGGGGCAATAAATACGGCAGACGCCATTTGTACCTTGAATCAGAAACTGATGAAAGGACTCAGTTTTTTGACTACACCTACGACGAAATTGGTTTTTACGACGTTGCAGTAATCGTAGATTACATTTTGAATGACACTCGTAAAGAAAAAGTGCATTACATTGGACATTCGTTAGGTGGCACCGCATTTTTGATTTTGAATGCAATTAAGCCGgagtttaataataaatttcaatcAGCACACCTATTGGCTCCTATTGGGTATCAGAACTACTTTCCTAACAAGAATTTTATGAAAGAAGTCGATAACTTCACGGAAATATTT GAAGATcttataaaaaatggaaaagcaGAAATATTCCCTCCAGTGAAGGATGAAAACAAGTCCTACTCAGTAGGCGATTGTCTAGGcgaagaaaaatataaaaatatatgtgaAGAATTGCAAATTGATAAATTGATG GGCctagaaaaagaaaataattcAAAGGACAAGACGAGGGGCGGTTCTATCAAGCTACTAGCTCATTTAGCTCAAACTATCAAATACAAAACGTTCAACCGATGGGATTACGGTGAAGAGGGAAATATGAAGCACTACAAAGTCAAAGAACCCCCTGTTTACAATATAAGTCAAATAACTGCTCcaactaaaataatatatgcTTCGAACGATGAGTTTGTGAGCCCTAAAGATATCGAGGATATGGCTAAGAGTATTGCTAAGGCTTCAATAAGAGAAGTGACGAGGAAAGATTTTAAACATCAAGACTTTCTTCTTGCGCCGGACGTTTTGGAAATCGTTTATAAGGACTTAGAAGAAGATCTAAA GCACATAGACCGTATACATTCGGAGGCTGAACAAGAAAAAAAGAGCATcctgatgacgatgatgattaCGAAGACGATCCAACGACAATCAATCCAAATAATAATGGGGCAATAG
- the LOC125225801 gene encoding lipase lipl-3-like, with protein MAPLGYHTTFPNTNLQKMLHDPTSLHETLKKADTFEIFPYEAYGPQQDIVAENCLGSIKLESICKELHVQKIMGLKEKDNSIADSRGGSTKTLIHWAQNIKNKKFHRWDLGESENKEMYDTKDPPEYPLKAIKVRTKIIYSSDDDMVKDTDIRALAKQMKNATARKVKRAGFKHDDFIDGQFVMEDVYNGIIQDLEHPKPLVIRTKEKKSNSISFSDIPWTALLALAGIVLCIAISLINCCCKKKKKPCTSESQQPNPRVFVRPKRPRV; from the exons ATGGCTCCACTTGGGTATCACACAACTTTTCCCAACACAAATCTGCAGAAAATGTTGCATGACCCTACGTCTTTACAT GAAACACTAAAAAAAGCAGACACGTTCGAAATATTCCCGTATGAAGCTTACGGTCCTCAGCAGGATATAGTTGCTGAAAACTGTCTCGGATCAATTAAATTGGAAAGCATTTGCAAAGAACTGCATGTGCAAAAAATCATG GGTTTAAAAGAAAAAGATAATTCAATAGCCGATTCGAGAGGTGGATCTACCAAGACATTAATTCATTGGGCACAAAATATCAAGAATAAAAAATTTCATCGCTGGGATTTAGGGGAATcagaaaataaagaaatgtatGATACTAAAGATCCTCCAGAATATCCATTAAAAGCTATCAAAGTTCGAACTAAAATCATCTATTCGTCGGATGACGACATGGTAAAGGACACGGATATTCGGGCGTTGGCTAAACAAATGAAGAATGCCACAGCTAGGAAAGTGAAAAGAGCTGGTTTTAAACATGATGATTTCATTGATGGACAATTTGTCATGGAAGACGTTTATAACGGCATTATACAAGATTTAGA ACACCCAAAGCCTCTCGTTATACGGACGAAGGAAAAGAAAAGCAACTCCATAAGTTTCTCGGATATTCCGTGGACTGCGCTGCTCGCATTAGCCGGAATAGTACTCTGCATAGCTATAAGCTTAATCAATTGTTGTTGTAAGAAGAAGAAAAAACCTTGTACTTCGGAAAGTCAACAACCGAACCCCAGAGTCTTCGTTCGTCCTAAACGTCCTCGTGTCTAA